One segment of Desmodus rotundus isolate HL8 chromosome 6, HLdesRot8A.1, whole genome shotgun sequence DNA contains the following:
- the C1QTNF2 gene encoding complement C1q tumor necrosis factor-related protein 2 yields the protein MIPWVLLACALPCAADPLLGAFTRRDFQKGSPQLVCSLPGPQGPPGPPGAPGPSGTVGRMGFPGKDGQDGQDGDRGDSGEEGPPGRTGNRGKPGPKGKAGAIGRAGPRGPKGVSGAPGKHGTPGKKGPKGKKGEPGLPGPCSCGSGHAKSAFSVAVTKSYPRERLPIKFDKILMNEGGHYNASSGKFVCSVPGIYFFTYDITLANKHLAIGLVHNGQYRIRTFDANTGNHDVASGSTILALKQGDEVWLQIFYSEQNGLFYDPYWTDSLFTGFLIYADKDDPNEV from the exons ATGATCCCCTGGGTGCTCTTGGCCTGTGCGCTCCCTTGTGCAGCTGACCCTCTGCTTGGCGCCTTCACCCGCAGGGATTTCCAGAAGGGCTCCCCTCAACTGGTCTGCAGCCTACCTGGCCCCCAGGGCCCACCAGGCCCCCCAGGAGCTCCAGGGCCCTCAGGAACGGTGGGGAGGATGGGCTTTCCCGGCAAAGACGGCCAGGATGGCCAGGACGGGGACCGGGGGGACAGCGGAGAGGAAG GTCCACCTGGCCGGACAGGTAACCGGGGGAAGCCAGGACCAAAGGGCAAAGCCGGGGCCATTGGGCGGGCTGGCCCTCGCGGCCCCAAGGGCGTGAGCGGTGCCCCGGGGAAGCACGGCAcaccaggcaagaaggggcccaAGGGCAAGAAGGGGGAGCCGGGCCTCCCGGGCCCCTGCAGCTGCGGCAGTGGCCACGCCAAGTCGGCCTTCTCAGTGGCGGTGACCAAGAGCTACCCACGGGAGCGGCTGCCCATCAAGTTCGACAAGATCCTGATGAACGAGGGCGGTCACTACAATGCCTCCAGCGGCAAGTTCGTCTGCAGCGTGCCAGGGATCTACTTCTTCACGTACGACATCACGCTGGCCAACAAGCACCTGGCCATAGGCCTGGTGCACAATGGCCAGTACCGCATCCGGACCTTCGACGCCAACACGGGCAACCACGACGTGGCCTCGGGCTCCACCATCCTGGCTCTCAAGCAGGGGGATGAAGTCTGGCTGCAGATCTTCTACTCTGAGCAGAATGGGCTCTTCTACGACCCCTACTGGACTGACAGCCTCTTCACAGGCTTTCTCATCTACGCCGACAAGGACGACCCCAACGAAGTGTAG